In Mustela lutreola isolate mMusLut2 chromosome 1, mMusLut2.pri, whole genome shotgun sequence, one genomic interval encodes:
- the INTS5 gene encoding integrator complex subunit 5: MSALCDPPGAPGPPGPAPATHGPAPLSAQELSQEIKAFLTGVDPILGHQLSAREHARCGLLLLRSLPPARAAVLDHLRGVFDESVRAHLATLDESPVAGPPHLRPPPPSHVPAGGPGLEDVVQEVQQVLSEFIRANPKAWAPVISAWSIDLMGQLSSTYSGQHQRVPHATGSLNELLQLWMGCRATRTLMDIYVQCLSALIGSCPDACVDALLDTSVQHSPHFDWVVAHIGSSFPGTIISRVLSCGLKDFCVHSGAGGGAGGSGGSSSQTPSIDPFPGSPAIPGEKRVPKIASVVGILGHLASRHGDSIRRELLRMFHDSLAGGSGGRSGDPSLQATVPFLLQLAVMSPALLGTVSGELVDCLKPPAVLSQLQQHLQGFPREELDNMLNLAVHLVSQASGAGAYRLLQFLVDTAMPASVITTQGLAVPDTVREACDRLIQLLLLHLQKLVHHRGGSPGEGVLGPPPPPRPVPFLDALRNHVGELCGETLRLERKRFLWQHQLLGLLSVYTRPSCGPEALGHLLSRARSPEELSLATQLYAGLVVSLSGLLPLAFRSCLARVHAGTLQPPFTARFLRNLALLVGWEQQGGEGPAALGARFGESASAHLSDLAPLLLHPEEEVAEAAASLLAICPFPQEALSPSQLLGLVRAGVHRFFASLRLHGPPGVASASQLLTRLSQTSPAGLKAVLQLLVEGALHRGNAELFGGEVDRDNETLSVVSAPLASASLLDTNRRHTAAVPGPGGIWSVFHAGVIGRGLKPPKFVQSRNQQEVSYNTQSLLSLLVHCCSAPGGTECGGCWGAPTLSPEAAKAVAVTLVESVCPDAAGAELAWPPEEHARATVERDLRIGRRFREQPLLFELLKLVAAAPPALCYCSVLLRGLLAALLGHWEASRHPDTAHSPWHLEASCTLVAVMAEGSLLPPALGNMHEVFSQLAPFEVRLLLLSVWGFLREHGPLPQKFIFQSERGRFIRDFSREGGGEGGPHLAVLHSVLHRNIDRLGLFSGRFQAPSPSTLLRQGT; this comes from the coding sequence TGCTCAAGAGCTGTCCCAGGAAATCAAGGCTTTTCTGACTGGCGTGGACCCTATTCTGGGCCACCAACTCTCGGCCCGGGAACATGCTCGCTGTGGTCTTCTCCTGCTACGCTCTTTGCCACCTGCTCGGGCTGCTGTGCTTGACCACTTGCGAGGAGTCTTTGATGAGAGTGTCCGGGCCCACCTGGCTACCCTGGACGAAAGCCCTGTGGCTGGCCCCCCTCACCTCcgtccacccccaccctcccatgTCCCAGCTGGGGGACCTGGTCTAGAAGATGTGGTGCAGGAAGTACAACAGGTGCTGTCTGAGTTTATCCGGGCCAACCCGAAGGCCTGGGCACCTGTGATTAGTGCATGGTCCATTGACCTCATGGGGCAGCTGAGCAGCACATACTCAGGCCAGCACCAGCGTGTGCCCCATGCCACTGGCTCTCTCAACGAATTGCTGCAGCTGTGGATGGGCTGTCGGGCCACCCGCACATTAATGGACATCTATGTTCAGTGTCTCTCAGCTCTCATTGGTAGTTGCCCAGATGCCTGCGTGGATGCCTTGCTGGATACCTCTGTCCAGCATTCCCCACACTTCGACTGGGTTGTGGCCCATATTGGCTCCTCTTTTCCTGGCACTATCATCTCCCGAGTTCTCTCCTGTGGCCTTAAGGATTTCTGTGTTCACAGTGGGGCTGGAGGTGGAGCTGGTGGCAGTGGTGGAAGCTCTTCTCAGACCCCCTCTATAGACCCGTTCCCTGGATCTCCTGCTATCCCTGGGGAGAAACGGGTGCCCAAGATTGCCTCAGTTGTGGGCATCCTAGGGCACCTGGCCTCCCGCCACGGAGACAGCATCCGCCGGGAGCTTCTTCGAATGTTCCATGATAGCCTGGCAGGGGGCTCTGGGGGCCGGAGTGGTGACCCGTCCCTTCAGGCCACAGTTCCTTTCCTACTGCAGCTGGCGGTCATGTCACCAGCTTTGCTGGGCACCGTCTCTGGAGAGCTGGTGGACTGCCTTAAGCCCCCAGCTGTACTGAGTCAGCTGCAGCAACACCTGCAGGGATTCCCCCGGGAGGAGCTGGACAACATGCTGAATCTGGCTGTGCACCTGGTGAGCCAGGCCTCGGGGGCAGGTGCCTACCGCCTCTTGCAGTTTCTGGTGGACACAGCTATGCCTGCCTCAGTCATTACTACCCAGGGCCTGGCTGTGCCGGACACTGTACGTGAGGCCTGTGACCGGCTgatccagctgctgctgctgcacctGCAAAAACTGGTTCATCACCGGGGAGGGTCTCCTGGGGAAGGGGTGCTgggcccgcccccacccccccgccctgtGCCCTTTCTAGATGCGCTAAGGAACCACGTTGGAGAGCTGTGTGGAGAGACGTTAAGATTGGAGCGGAAGCGCTTTCTCTGGCAACACCAGCTCCTGGGCCTGCTCTCTGTCTATACTCGGCCTAGCTGTGGACCTGAGGCCTTGGGCCATCTCCTGAGCCGGGCCCGAAGCCCTGAAGAGTTGAGTCTGGCCACCCAATTATATGCAGGGCTGGTGGTCAGTCTCTCTGGCCTCCTGCCTCTGGCTTTCCGAAGCTGCCTGGCTCGGGTACACGCAGGGACTCTGCAGCCTCCCTTCACTGCCCGGTTCCTGCGTAACTTGGCACTGCTAGTGGGGTGGGAACAGCAGGGTGGTGAGGGCCCTGCAGCCCTCGGGGCCCGGTTTGGGGAGTCTGCATCAGCCCATTTGTCTGACCTGGCTCCTCTCCTGCTACATCCTGAGGAGGAAGTAGCTGAAGCTGCTGCCTCCTTGCTGGCCATTTGTCCCTTTCCTCAAGAAGCCCTGTCCCCGTCCCAACTCCTGGGGCTGGTGAGAGCTGGAGTACATCGCTTTTTTGCCTCTCTGAGGCTGCATGGCCCCCCAGGTGTGGCATCGGCCTCTCAGCTTCTTACTCGCCTCTCTCAGACCTCCCCAGCTGGGCTCAAGGCTGTCTTGCAGCTGCTAGTTGAGGGAGCCTTACATCGGGGCAACGCAGAACTGTTTGGAGGGGAAGTGGATAGGGACAACGAGACTCTTTCGGTTGTCTCCGCTCCTttggcctctgcctccctgtTGGACACAAATCGGCGGCACACTGCAGCTGTGCCAGGGCCTGGAGGGATTTGGTCAGTTTTCCATGCTGGAGTCATAGGTCGTGGCCTAAAGCCACCGAAGTTTGTCCAGTCGCGCAATCAGCAGGAAGTGAGCTATAACACCCAGAGCCTGCTCAGCCTCCTGGTGCACTGCTGTAGTGCCCCTGGGGGTACTGAAtgtgggggctgctggggggctCCCACCCTGAGCCCGGAGGCAGCCAAAGCAGTGGCAGTGACCTTGGTGGAGAGCGTGTGTCCTGATGCAGCTGGTGCTGAGCTGGCCTGGCCCCCTGAGGAGCATGCCAGGGCCACAGTGGAGCGGGATCTCCGCATTGGCCGTCGCTTCCGGGAACAGCCCCTGCTCTTTGAGCTGTTGAAGCTGGTAGCCgctgctcccccagccctctGCTACTGCTCCGTGCTCCTGCGGGGGCTACTAGCCGCCCTTCTGGGTCATTGGGAAGCCTCTCGCCACCCTGATACAGCTCACTCTCCCTGGCACCTGGAAGCATCCTGCACCCTGGTAGCTGTCATGGCAGAGGGAAGCCTCCTGCCACCAGCCCTGGGTAATATGCACGAGGTATTTAGCCAGCTGGCACCTTTTGAAGTGCGTCTGCTGCTGCTCAGTGTCTGGGGCTTTCTCCGGGAGCATGGACCATTGCCCCAGAAGTTCATCTTCCAGTCAGAGCGTGGCCGCTTCATCCGGGACTTCTCCAGGGAGGGTGGCGGTGAGGGTGGACCTCATCTTGCTGTGCTGCACAGTGTCCTCCACCGCAACATTGACCGCCTGGGCCTTTTCTCTGGCCGTTTTCAGGCACCTTCGCCGTCCACTCTCCTTCGGCAGGGGACATAG